Proteins encoded by one window of Anopheles maculipalpis chromosome 2RL, idAnoMacuDA_375_x, whole genome shotgun sequence:
- the LOC126559042 gene encoding thioredoxin domain-containing protein 9, which translates to MEQLIQNQMISAAVQLEKHLDSELDRLENLNTDELDKLREQRIQQLKKQAQQRQEWKNNGHGEYSELADEKEFFAVSKKSPNIVCHFYRDSAPRCRIVDMHLKILATKHLEAKFCKVNAERCPFLTERLRIKVIPSIALIKDSKTKDYIVGFTDLGNCDDFSTEMLEWRIAQSGAIEYSGDLLTPPDVKKQKKPSNLKTIRGGYDSDDSDIDFDD; encoded by the exons atggaacaacTGATACAGAATCAAATGATCTCGGCCGCGGTGCAGCTGGAAAAGCATCTCGACAGTGAGCTGGATCGGCTGGAAAACCTGAACACGGACGAGCTCGACAAGCTGCGGGAACAGCGCATCCAGCAGCTGAAGAAACAGGCCCAGCAACGGCAGGAATGGAAAAACAACGGACACGGCGAGTACTCGGAGCTGGCCGATGAGAAAGAATTTTTTGCCGTTTCGAAAAAATCGCCCAACATTGTGTGCCACTTCTATCGCGACTCGGCACCACGTTGCCGGATCGTCGATATGCATCTAAAAATTTTGGCCACCAAACATTTGGAAGCGAAATTTTGCAAGGTAAATGCGGAACGCTGCCCATTCCTCACAGAGCGCCTTCGCATTAAGGTGATACCGAGCATCGCACTGATAAAGGACAGCAAAACCAAGGATTACATCGTGGGTTTTACCGATCTCGGGAACTGTGATGATTTCAGTACCGAAATGCTCGAATGGCGCATTGCCCAGTCGGGTGCGATCGAATACAGC GGTGATCTCTTGACTCCACCGGAtgtgaaaaagcaaaagaaaccgaGCAATCTTAAAACGATTCGTGGCGGTTACGATTCGGATGATTCAGACATTGACTTCGACGATTAG
- the LOC126557524 gene encoding uncharacterized protein LOC126557524, which translates to MSLQVSNQTTSGRRTPQVYPGFGALPAGATATTPTATNGSGTASGPNTAGSGSVGRAGKGNSKQSHIPVAIGSVVGTPNITETTPAAAAAPQTAVVHPGTAGTTDGTPGQKSLQSDHVYGMKQQSTAAAATMIPAAAANRSTTNGTQSATADKSRVSQQKSSAEVAVTGKKAEQPAAPPQLAVTGETGSKLRAPTNSRNAQQKQSAADEGVAAAKASVQQPKTEKAAVTDNSLLTEKSLRGFMSDGEEMESLLLDPWDLEDTQPLARTNAGKSKAAQKAVPQAQARVSPFKTGKQQDNATVEKEATNSSSPSKKGAAPPEVEADKNRSPKASVASKGGESTAPSTPVSSGNDSLIGRPLRSISGRRSTRPIADIKFTHHRRSIADPHNDSISSMNVTIGSEVGNDSLLMRTPAPASRKRKDMTPESTSDIAVAESPKRARFDLSGIFSKVVGTPVSMLKDRLFRVNLQSTPRALIVDEEDASKVVTAEATTTTANITPQKDGEGGAADKPAEGQTTAAKMEIDVAEKEDKSVAESGQTVVSGKDDTEKQQQQGQESSSATVADEDEVEVKIVTTGQQQPKRCSIM; encoded by the coding sequence ATGTCACTGCAAGTGTCCAATCAAACTACGTCCGGGCGTCGTACACCGCAGGTGTATCCTGGATTTGGTGCTTTACCTGCTGGCGCAACAGCTACAACACCAACGGCCACCAATGGAAGTGGCACAGCAAGCGGACCGAATACCGCTGGAAGCGGATCAGTCGGTCGTGCGGGAAAaggcaacagcaaacaatcaCATATTCCGGTAGCAATCGGTAGTGTGGTCGGTACGCCAAACATCACCGAAACCACCCCTGCAGCTGCGGCAGCACCACAAACAGCCGTTGTACACCCCGGTACGGCAGGAACCACCGATGGAACGCCTGGACAAAAATCACTCCAATCGGATCACGTTTATGGCATGAAACAACAgagcactgctgctgctgctacaatgatcccagctgctgctgcgaatCGGTCAACCACCAACGGAACTCAATCGGCGACGGCTGATAAAAGCAGAGTTTCTCAGCAGAAATCTTCTGCAGAGGTTGCAGTGACCGGCAAAAAGGCAGAACAACCAGCCGCACCACCACAGCTTGCCGTGACAGGCGAAACTGGTTCAAAGCTACGCGCTCCAACAAACTCCCGCAATGCACAGCAGAAACAATCGGCGGCTGATgaaggtgttgctgctgcaaaagCATCCGTGCAGCAGCCGAAGACCGAAAAAGCTGCTGTTACCGATAATTCTCTTCTGACGGAAAAATCACTCCGAGGATTCATGTCTGATGGTGAAGAGATGGAATCGCTTCTGTTGGATCCGTGGGATTTGGAGGACACACAGCCGCTAGCTCGCACGAACGCTGGCAAGTCCAAGGCTGCGCAAAAAGCGGTACCACAGGCACAGGCACGCGTTAGCCCGTTCAAGACGGGAAAGCAGCAGGATAATGCTACCGTAGAGAAGGAAGCaactaacagcagcagcccatCCAAGAAGGGTGCTGCTCCACCGGAAGTAGAAGCTGACAAGAATCGTTCACCGAAAGCGTCGGTCGCCTCCAAGGGTGGTGAATCCACTGCTCCGTCTACACCTGTGAGCAGCGGTAACGATTCGTTGATCGGACGTCCGCTCCGTTCCATCTCCGGTCGCCGTTCGACCCGTCCGATTGCAGACATCAAGTTTACGCACCATCGCCGTTCGATCGCCGATCCGCACAACGATTCGATTTCCAGCATGAATGTAACGATCGGTTCGGAGGTTGGGAACGATAGTCTGTTGATGCGTACGCCAGCACCGGCATCGCGCAAACGCAAGGACATGACGCCGGAATCGACCTCGGATATTGCTGTGGCCGAGAGTCCGAAACGGGCACGGTTTGATTTGAGCGGCATTTTCAGCAAAGTTGTCGGCACACCGGTATCGATGCTAAAGGACCGTTTGTTCCGTGTCAACCTACAGAGCACACCGCGTGCGTTGATCGTTGATGAGGAGGACGCATCGAAGGTAGTTACGGCCGAAGCTACCACCACAACCGCTAACATTACACCCCAGAAGGATGGTGAAGGTGGTGCTGCCGACAAACCGGCGGAAGGTCAAACTACCGCCGCAAAAATGGAGATAGATGTGGCTGAAAAGGAGGACAAATCAGTTGCCGAGTCCGGTCAGACGGTCGTTTCGGGAAAGGATGACAccgagaagcagcagcaacaagggCAGGAATCTTCATCGGCCACCGTTGCTGATGAGGATGAGGTTGAGGTGAAGATCGTCACCACTGGCCAGCAGCAACCAAAGCGGTGTAGTATTATGTAA
- the LOC126559163 gene encoding protein THEM6-like: protein MWCLAAFVALLYALCDVNYFIRILFTILHVMVVPGTIKVTDKHTIYGFCTTQDVDFLLNHMNNGRYLRELDFCRFYWYGRTRFWPLGNAKNLLQGECMVRYRRMLPIFKAYKVETQLVWWDERSIYFEHKFITLHDGFIRTVAYSRQRAIGADLLEYVKQFPECRERPAQPTVLKGWIEANEASSLQLRK, encoded by the exons ATGTGGTGTTTGGCGGCCTTTGTTGCGCTCCTGTATGCGCTGTGTGATGTGAACTACTTCATACGGATCCTTTTTACCATACTGCATGTGATGGTAGTACCGGGAACGATTAAAGTTACCGACAAACATACAATTTATG GGTTCTGCACAACGCAGGATGTGGATTTCCTGCTGAATCATATGAACAATGGACGCTATCTGCGTGAGCTCGATTTCTGTCGGTTCTATTGGTACGGTCGGACACGCTTCTGGCCACTGGGAAACGCAAAGAACCTACTGCAGGGTGAATGTATGGTACGGTACCGGCGCATGCTACCCATCTTCAAGGCGTACAAGGTGGAAACGCAGCTAGTTTGGTGGGACGAGCGATCAATTTACTTTGAGCATAAGTTTATCACGCTGCACGACGGGTTTATACGTACCGTGGCTTACTCCCGCCAGCGTGCGATCGGTGCCGATTTGCTCGAGTACGTCAAACAGTTCCCGGAGTGTCGGGAACGACCCGCCCAGCCCACCGTCCTGAAGGGCTGGATCGAAGCGAACGAGGCAAGCAGTCTGCAGCTACGCAAGTGA
- the LOC126565289 gene encoding nucleotide exchange factor Sil1, whose amino-acid sequence MKESVFKQAIVVSLVVVLFSITAQTSAATGSGSNESKFVPTSEWQEIKEGQSIPEGLHVRINLTSGKKEAKLLDKEDGGEGDSSSLSMVPGEKVKDHQVPGTGASNTDTVAGMKLEALREALKDIPANEYEEEPLEESGRARFKSYEQIKQELKDSNVELKSDSEIMTDLFGRFEEVLKKTSTTDRQELDALFEDLEYLSHQIDNALQFIDRGGVEKIIWPSINRTEDSVTRTKALQLLGTIVQNNPKAKVALIERNGGTNLLTALGRASTTDEISAALYAFGSLVRKFPFAQKQLLTPHGYSVLYGVWEKKVELKVKVKVLQLVADVLEDYQSATDGGESDPTTAEQYRSTKLIDGLQRTEFCHHAREFFHQHKAALIPEDNLTDDTVKALKVCKQLCQETWSQCPLFRHTLLVLRNNLDHRLDEDSELADYRKEIKCSIDDLIVELYGKPKDEL is encoded by the coding sequence ATGAAAGAGAGCGTGTTTAAACAAGCGATAGTGGTTAGTTtagtggtggtgttgttttcTATCACCGCACAGACGTCGGCCGCAACCGGCAGTGGTTCGAATGAATCTAAATTCGTGCCCACCAGCGAATGGCAGGAGATCAAGGAAGGCCAATCGATCCCGGAAGGATTGCATGTACGGATAAATCTAACCAGCGGCAAAAAGGAAGCCAAACTACTAGACAAAGAGGATGGTGGTGAAGGGGATTCATCGTCGCTTTCGATGGTGCCGGGAGAGAAGGTAAAGGACCATCAAGTACCCGGTACGGGGGCAAGCAACACCGATACCGTAGCTGGCATGAAACTGGAAGCGCTGAGAGAAGCACTCAAAGACATTCCAGCCAACGAGTACGAGGAGGAACCGCTGGAGGAATCGGGACGCGCTCGGTTTAAAAGTTACGAACAGATTAAGCAAGAGCTCAAAGACTCCAACGTGGAGCTGAAAAGCGACAGTGAAATTATGACCGATTTGTTTGGCCGCTTTGAGGAAGTGCTTAAGAAAACTTCCACCACTGACCGGCAAGAGTTGGATGCTCTTTTTGAGGATCTCGAATATCTATCACATCAAATCGATAACGCACTACAGTTCATTGATCGTGGCGGTGTGGAGAAAATCATCTGGCCCAGCATAAACCGTACCGAGGATAGTGTAACACGCACGAAAGCCCTCCAACTACTGGGCACGATCGTACAGAACAATCCCAAAGCAAAGGTCGCACTAATCGAGCGTAATGGCGGTACGAACCTGCTCACGGCACTTGGACGCGCTTCGACGACGGACGAAATTTCTGCCGCACTGTACGCGTTCGGCAGCCTGGTACGAAAATTCCCATTTGCCCAGAAGCAACTGCTAACACCGCACGGGTACAGCGTGCTGTATGGTGTGTGGGAAAAGAAGGTCGAGCTGAAGGTTAAGGTGAAGGTGCTGCAACTGGTTGCGGACGTGCTGGAGGATTATCAGAGCGCAACCGATGGAGGAGAAAGTGACCCAACGACGGCAGAACAGTACCGTTCGACCAAGCTGATCGATGGATTACAACGGACCGAATTTTGTCACCATGCGAGGGAATTCTTTCACCAACATAAAGCGGCACTCATACCGGAAGACAACCTGACCGATGACACGGTAAAGGCACTGAAAGTGTGCAAACAGCTGTGCCAGGAAACGTGGTCCCAGTGTCCACTGTTTCGGCATACGTTACTAGTGTTGCGAAACAATCTAGATCACCGATTAGACGAGGATAGTGAATTGGCTGACTATAGGAAGGAGATTAAGTGTAGCATCGATGACTTAATTGTGGAACTGTACGGTAAACCGAAAGATGAACTGTGA
- the LOC126559132 gene encoding protein THEM6, protein MFSCVLLVGLLILYMIWDVNYFLRCVATLGYGMLFQRKRKVTEQTAIYGLCTTQDVDIFIRHMNNARYLRELDFARFHFYGLTGIYGKIKAKRGGAVQGASSVRYRRTIPIFTAYKIITKLVWWDDKAIYLEQQFVTLADGFVRAVAMSKQCITNVDVLELMKEFPGAEQRPPMPEELKLWLDSIEMSSQKLRKDK, encoded by the coding sequence ATGTTCTCCTGCGTACTACTTGTTGGACTGCTCATCCTCTACATGATCTGGGATGTGAACTACTTTCTTCGGTGTGTGGCCACTCTCGGCTACGGCATGCTTTTCCAGCGCAAACGCAAAGTTACGGAACAGACGGCCATCTACGGACTTTGCACGACCCAGGACGTGGACATCTTTATCCGCCACATGAACAATGCACGCTACCTGAGAGAGCTTGACTTTGCACGCTTCCACTTCTACGGACTGACCGGTATTTATGGCAAAATCAAGGCTAAACGTGGTGGTGCCGTACAGGGCGCCTCCAGTGTGCGCTACCGTCGTACGATCCCGATCTTTACCGCGTACAAAATCATCACCAAGCTGGTATGGTGGGACGACAAGGCTATCTATCTTGAGCAACAGTTTGTGACGCTAGCGGATGGGTTTGTGCGTGCCGTAGCCATGTCGAAGCAGTGCATTACCAATGTGGATGTACTCGAGCTGATGAAGGAGTTCCCCGGCGCAGAGCAGAGACCTCCGATGCCGGAAGAGCTCAAGCTGTGGCTCGATTCGATCGAGATGTCTAGCCAGAAGCTACGCAAAGATAAATAG